GAAAAACGTCTCTGGAGTTGGCCTCTCGAAGAGGAACATTTCCCAATCTTGAGAAGAGCACCTGGTACACCCAGAACTTACCTCTGCGCAATGCAACGCTGACCTCCATTGCTCCAACTGGCTCAATCAGCATAATCGCTGGCTGCTCAAGTGGCATTGAGCCTTATTTTGCCTTAAGTTTTCGCCGTTACGTGCTTGAAAATACCGAGTTAATCGAGGTGAATCCGCTCCTTGAAGAATATCTGAAAGGACTCAAACTTTCTCAAAAGGATTGGGAAAGAATACTTGCTCAGGGCACGCTTCAGGGCATCGAGCAAATCCCTCAAAAGGTTAAAGACCTTTTCCGTACTGCCCTGGAAATACCACCTGAATTCCAGGTGAAAGTCCAGGCTGCGTTTCAAAAGTATGTTGATAACGCGGTGTCTAAAACCATAAACCTACCTCAGAACGCTTCGCTTGAAGAGGTTAAAAAGGTCTTCTTCCTGGCTCACGAGACTCATTGCAAGGGCATAACTGTTTTTAGACAGGGAAGTCGTAGTCGTCAGGCAATTTATCCGGGTTTGCTTTCTGAGAAAGAATGTGAAACCTGCTGACGGGTTTCGCTTGACCAGGTCACGGTTCATTTTCCCCCACTTTTATGGTATCATTGCCTTTATCCATGGGTAAGGAGGTTCAAGAATGCGCTGGCCTGGAATCCTGGAGTATTTTGGTGAATATTTGCCAATAACCGACAAAACACCCCAAATTACCCTTCAAGAAGGAAACACCCCTTTAATTCGTTCCTATCATCTTGCCAAAAGGTGTGGAGTGGGTTCCCTGTATTTCAAGTTTGAGGGCATGAACCCTACAGGTTCCTTTAAAGACCGTGGGATGGTGGTGGCTGTTGCCAAAGCGAAAGAAGCAGGGCAGAACATTGTTATGTGTGCTTCCACTGGGAATACCTCAGCTTCTGCTGCAGCGTATGCGAAGAGGGCGGGCATGCAATGTGTGGTGCTGGTTCCAGAAGGGAAAATAGCTCTCGGCAAGCTTTCTCAGGCCCTTATGCATGGTGCAAGGGTTTTGGCACTTGAGGGCAATTTTGATCAGGCTTTATCGATAGTGAGAGAGATAACATCCAGATATCCCGTAGCTCTGGTAAACTCCATTAATCCCCATCGCATAGAGGGTCAGAAAACTGCCTCTTTTGAGATAGAAGAGTGGCTTGGAGATATACCGGATTACCTGGCTTTACCGGTTGGCAATGCTGGTAACATCACTGCTTACTGGAAAGGGTTTAAAGAATTGATAAGTCGAGGCAAAACTCGTAAATTGCCCAAAATGCTTGGGTTTCAAGCTCAAGGGGCCTGTCCCCTGGTCCTTGGTAAGCCGGTTGAGAATCCTCAAACTGTGGCCACAGCAATAAGAATTGGTAATCCAGCAAGTTGGAAAGGAGCAATTGCGGCTCGTGATGAATCGGGAGGACTCATTGAGGCAGTGAGTGATGAGGAAATCTTGAGTGCTCAACGTCTGCTTGCCGAAGAAGAAGGCATTTTTGTGGAGCCAGCTTCAGCTGCATCTTTGGCTGGTGTTCTTAAAAAGCAGAGAGAGGGCTTCTTCAGGGGTCATGAGACTGTAGTTTGTGTTTTAACCGGCCATGGCCTCAAAGACCCGGACATTGCTATAAAACAGTGCAATGACCGAATAGAGAGAGTCAAACCTTCCCTGGAAGAAATTGTAGCCTTGCTTAATCTGGAAGGTGAGAAATAATGCTGGAAGTCGTTGCTCCTGCAACTACTGCCAATCTGGCTTGTGGCTTTGACGTGTTGGGATTGGCGCTTAACCTTTTTTTCAAGGCCAGCATCCGGAAAAGCGATGTACCGGGAATCAGGATTACAGTTTGCGGAGAAGGCGCGGATTCTCTACCCCAAAACGAAGAGAATCTATTTGTGAAAAGTATGCAGTATCTGTGGTCAGAAATAGGGTTCCATCCCAATTGGGGGCTGGAAATAGTCACCCAGAATGAAATTCCCATTTCTCGTGGCCTGGGGAGTAGTGCTGCTTGCATAACAGCAGCCCTTCTTGCAGCCAATGAACTGGCAGGAAATCCGCTTGGCCAGCGCCAGCTTCTGAATTTAGCCTGGAAAATCGAAGGACATCCTGATAATGTTCTTCCCGCATTTCTGGGAGGGTTTACTATAGCATCAACTTTTGACGATGAACTGCAGTTTAAAAGGTGCTCTTTTTTAGACCTTGAGATTGTCGCTTGCATTCCCGACTATCAACTTTCTACCAGAGAAATGCGCCGAGTTCTTCCAGAAAAATACTCTCGTCAGGACGTGGTCTTCAACTCAAGTCGGCTTGCTTTTCTGGTAGCAAGTGTTTATGAAAAAGACCCGGAGGGGTTTTTAAAGTCACTTCAGGATTTCATCCACGAACCTTATCGGGGTAAATACATCAAAGGTTTTGAAGAAGTCAAAGCCTACGTTACTAAAAATGGACTTGGCAATGTTGCCATAAGCGGTTCCGGACCCACCCTCGTGCTTTTTTTACGTCGATCTCTTACTGAAAAGGAGAGAAAGAGTATAATAAAAATATTTCAGGATAATGGAGTTGGAGAAATAAAGCTGGTTGCCATGAGCTGGACAGACCATGGAGCGCAGGTGAAACATAGATGAGCTTGATTGTCCAAAAGTATGGTGGTTCCTCAGTGGCCACCCTTCAAAAGATGCAGTTTGTGGCTGAAAAAATAAAAAAATACTTTGAGCAGGGTCACCAATTGGTGGTTGTTGTATCAGCAATGGGCAAAACCACCGATGAACTTCTGCACAAAGCGTTTACCCTGCATCCATCCCCACCAGAAAGGGAACTGGACATGCTGCTTTCGACGGGGGAACAGGTCTCCATAGCCCTACTCGCCATAGCTCTTGATGCGCTGGGTATTCCTTCTCTTTCCTTGACTGGTGGACAGGCAGGGATTATTACTACCGATCTCCACACCAAGGCCAAAATCATTCATATTGATGTCCACCGGATTCTGGAGGGTTTAGAGCAAAATAAGGTGGTCATTGTCGCCGGATTTCAGGGTAAAAACCTTCAGGATGATATCACCACCCTGGGGAGGGGAGGTAGTGACACTACCGCCTGTGCCCTGGCTTATGCTTTGAAAGCGGATTTCTGTGAAATTTTTACCGATGTCAATGGCGTTTTTACAGCCGATCCCAGGATAGTGCCTCAAGCAAAAAAAATAGATCGTATTTCCTACGACGAGATGTCAGAAATGGCCAATCTTGGAGCCAAAGTTATGCAGTTGCGAGCAGTGGATTTTGCCCATGCTTATCGGGTTAAAGTCCACGTGCGTTGCACCTTTGATGATCAGGAAGGAACCTGGATTGAAGAGGTGGGGAATATGGAAAATGCCCAGGTGAGAGCGGTAACGCACAGTGGTGACGTGATAAAAGTAGTTTTGCAGGGTGTTCCCAATAGACCCGGTATTGCTGCCCAGATCTTTGAAGCACTTGCCAATCTTTCGGTGTCCATAGACATGATTATCCAGAGTGAGGGTAGAGAAACCGTAAAAGACGTGGCTTTTGTGGTGCTGAAAGAAGACGAGAGTAAGGTCAAAAAAGCCATCGAAGAATTGCGTGGCAAAATAAACTTCCAGAACATCATTCTGGACTACGAAAAAAGCAGGATATCAATCGTGGGTGCCGGCATTGCTTCAAACCCCCAGATTGCATATCGTATGTTCAAAATTCTGGCTGAGAACAATGTCAATATAGACATGATAAGTACCTCTAATTTGAGAATATCCTGTCTTATACCTCGAGAAAAAATGGAAGAATCGGTACGGGCCCTGCACAGGGAATTCATAGAAGAAGAAAAGATAGAGGTGGAGACTAATGAGTAAACTCAAAGTAGCCATAGCTGGAGTAACTGGGGCGGTTGGCCAGGAAATGCTCAAAATCCTTGAGGAGCGTGCTTTTCCAGTGCGTGAACTCATTCCCCTTGCCTCAGAGCGCTCCCGGGGAAAAGAGGTCACTTTTCATGGTGAAAAACTGGCCGTACAGGTGCTTTCCGAATTTGATTTTAAAGGGGTTGACCTGGCTCTCTTCAGCGCAGGTGCAAAGACCAGCAGGACTTTTGCGCCGCTTGCTGCTTCTCAAGGATGCATAGTTATTGATAATTCTTCGGCATTTCGCCAGGACCCAGAAGTGCCCCTCGTTGTTCCTGAGGTGAACCCTCACAAGATAAGCGATTACAAAAATAAAAACATCATTGCCAATCCCAATTGTACCACCATAATTTCGATAGTGCCCCTTAAGCCTCTGCACGATTTTGGGAAGATAAAGAGAGTAGTTGCAGCAAGTTATCAGGCTACTTCTGGCGCGGGAGCTATGGCTATGCAGGAGCTGGAAGAGCAGGTAAAGAGTTATGTTGAGGGAAAACCGCTGGAGGTAAGGGCTTTTCCGCATCAAATAGCTTTCAACCTCATTCCCCACATAGACGTTTTTATGGACAACTTTTACACTAAAGAAGAAATGAAAATGGTCTGGGAAACTCAAAAAATTATGGATGATAACTCCATCAAGGTCACGGCAACCTGCGTTAGAGTCCCGGTATTTAGGGCGCACTCAGTAGCTTTAACTGTAGAAACTGAAAAAAAGATAACCCGTGAAAAAGCAATAGAACTGTTTAATCAGGCTCCGGGAGTAGTAGTTGAAGATGATCCTACTCAAAACAAATATCCCATGCCCTGGTTTGTAGCCGGTAAAGACGAGTGTTTTGTGGGAAGGATTCGAGAAGACATATCTCATCCTTCGGCACTTACTTTCTGGGTAGTTGGTGATCAACTACGCAAAGGAGCAGCACTCAACGCTATACAAATAGCCGAACTACTTATCCAGAAAAACATCTTGTGAACAATTGCAAAAAGAAATTTGATGACTAAAATATAACTTGTCTCTGGGCGAGAGTGGCGGAAATGGCAGACGCGCTGGACTTAGGATCCAGTGGGCTAAACCCGTGCGGGTTCAACTCCCGCCTCTCGCACCAGCGTTCTCCAACCCTTGAACTTCTCTCCATCGAAAGCTCCAGGGTTATACAGGCACCGTCAAAAGTGAGCACAATAATCGGGTCCTATTCGGATCTATGCAGGTAAGGAGAGGTAAAGATGCAATTCCACATTTTTTCCACCAAGAGAGAACCACGCATTGGGTCCCTGATAATGCTGGTAATCTCTGCGTGGAGTGTCAGAAAACCCCGGAGACTCCTTTTTCTGGCAAAAATTTTTGGCATATTTCTCCGTGCTCTACTGATACGGGGCGTGAAAGCCAGGCGCTTGAACGGGAACATACCGCTTGTTCTGGGTATCAGTCCAACCCTGCGGTGCAATTACAACTGCCAGGGTTGTTATGCGCTAAAAAGCCCCATCCAGGACGAGCTTCCTTCAGCAGAGCTCAATGGTCTGCTGAAGGAAGCGGAAAGCTTTGGGGTGGCATCAGTGGTGGTGACTGGAGGAGAACCCTTCTTGAGAGAAGACCTGCTTCTGACGATGGAAAAACATCGGAAATTGCTTTTTGTGGTGGTAACGAATGGTGTTTTTCTCACTCCCGCTTTTGCAAGAAGAATAGCTCGGAGCAGGAACATAATCATCCTGGTAAGCGTTGAAGGCTTTGAAGAGGAGACTGATGCCAGAAGAGGAAAAGGAGCATACAGGAAGGTCTTGCAAAGCATGAAGTATTTAAAAGCCGAGGACTTGCTTTACGGTTTTGCGGCTACAGCGAATACGGCCAATTTAGAAGCCCTTTCTTCAGATCAGTTCACCGAAGAGATGCTCAATTTAGGGTGCAAAGTAGGGTTTTTTACGGAATACATACCTTCTGGAGAGAAGCCAGTTGGCAGCTGGATACTCAACAATCAGGAGAGGGAAAAGTTAAGAATGAAAGTCCTCGAGTTGAGGAGGAAGAAGGCACTGGTGATTATTCAGTTTCCCCATGATGAATACGGAAAGCACAATATGTGTTCGGCTTCTGGCAAAGCATTTTTGCACATCAATGCTCACGGTGAAGTAGAGCCCTGCCCATTTGCTCCCTACTCCTGTGAAAATATAAGGGAGGGAGGTTTGCGCTCAGCCTTTGAGTCCCCTTTCCTCAGGGCAATTCGCAACCAGCCTCACCTAATGCAAAGAAATACCTATGCCTGTGCCCTTTTTGAGCATCGAGACGAAGTGGGTAAGTTGCATGATGCAATCCTGAACAACAGGAAATGAAAACAGACATTTCTGGTTTTAATAGACGTTTTCTGCCGTAATGATTGGCTCTTGTTGACGAAATGGGTCAGGCAAACTATAATACCACAGGCAATCTCTTAGAGATTGAGCGGCTTTGCTCGTAGCACAATTCCGTGTTTAAGGCAAAACATAGAGGAAGGTGACAAAATGTTAGAAGTCAAAAAACAGGAAAAAGAGAAGCACCTAATAGAGTTAGAAGTGACAGTGGCTACTGAAAAGGTAAGTGAGGAATTGAACGCTGTATATGCTGAACTGAACCGGAAAATAAATGTTCCTGGCTTTAGAAAGGGGAGAGCACCCCGCTCTATTCTGAGAAGCAGGGTAGGCAAAGAAGCAGTACTGGATTACCTTGCTCAGAAGCTTGTTCCCTGGGCTTTGCAAGAGGCGCTGAAGAAAGAACCGGTGGAATTCATCGGAGAGCCTGAAGTAGAAATAGTAGAGATAGAAGAGGACCAGCCTGCTGTTTTTCGATTTACTCTTATCGAAAGACCTCAAGTTACCCTTCCGGATCCCGAAAATATTGAAGTGAAGAAGTATAAAATAGAGATAAGGGAACAGGATATCGAAAGGGAATTGCAACGTCTCAGGGAGTCCCGAGGCAAATGGGTAGAAAAAGACGAACCTGTTCAGGCAGGCGACCTGGTAACTTTTAAGGTTGGTGAACAATCTTATTCGGTGCTGGCAGGAGAAAACGAAGGCTTGGCACAGGAAGTGTTGGGAACAAAAAAGGGTGAGCAAAAAACAGTTACTCTTGAAAAAGAAGACGGAGATACGATTGAAGTAGATCTGGAAATTACGGGTATTCTCCAGAAAAAAATTCCGGAGATAGACGATACTTTCTTGAAAGAAATAGGAGAATTTGAAAGTGTGGAAGCCCTTAAAGCGAAAATACGGGAATCTCTGGAAAAGTTAGCTCAAGACCTTATCGAAGAGAGAATGAAGAGAGAAATAATTGTAGAGTTAGTTAAAAACTCTGAGCTCTTTCTTCCTGAACCACTCATTCAGTTTGAGACTCGCCAACAGATAGAAGCTTTCCGCAAAAGACTGGAACGGGATAATCTTACTCTGGAAAAGTATCTGGAACTTACCAATAGCGATTTTGCTTCTTTTGAAGAGAGTATGCGGAAAGTAGCTCAGTGGGAACTGCGAAAAATGTTTGTTATCCAGCAATATATTGAGCAAAACGAAATCAAGGCTGAAGAAGAAGAAATCCAAGAAAAAATCAACGATCTTGCCAGAACTGCTGGTAAAGAACCCCAAGAGGTTAGAAACATCTTGGAACGAAATGATAGAATAAAAAATATCGAAAATAATATAAAATTTGAAAAAATGTTTGAACACCTTAAACAAAGGATAAAGATAAGGGAAATCGAAGAACCGATAAATCTTGATCAGTGGAAAGCTCTGGCAGATCCTGAAGAGGAGATGGTAGTGTGAAGAAAGAACCTCGCTTAAACTATCTGGTGCCTATTGTGGTTGAACAAACCCCCCGCGGAGAGAGAGCCTATGACATTTACTCAAGGCTCTTGCAGGACAGAATTATTTTCCTGGGCACCGAAATAAATGACACAGTGGCTAACCTGGTAATTGCTCAATTGCTTTTTCTGGAAGCCATGAACCGTGAGAAAGATATAAATCTTTATATTAATAGCCCCGGAGGCCTGGTGTCGGCCACGCTGGCTATTTACGACACCATACAGTATATCAAGCCCGATGTGGCCACCATATGCATTGGGCAGGCAGCAAGTGGAGCGGCGGTTATTTTAGCTGCTGGAGCCAAAGGGAAAAGAATGGCTCTACCCAATTCCCGGATAATGATTCACCAGCCTTTGGGAGGGGCTCAAGGTCAGGTGACGGATATTGAAATCCACGCCCGGGAAATGGTAAAAATAAGAGACCGCCTGAACGAGCTTTTGGCTTTTCACACTGGACAACCGGTTGAAAAAATCCG
This portion of the Thermatribacter velox genome encodes:
- the clpP gene encoding ATP-dependent Clp endopeptidase proteolytic subunit ClpP, which produces MKKEPRLNYLVPIVVEQTPRGERAYDIYSRLLQDRIIFLGTEINDTVANLVIAQLLFLEAMNREKDINLYINSPGGLVSATLAIYDTIQYIKPDVATICIGQAASGAAVILAAGAKGKRMALPNSRIMIHQPLGGAQGQVTDIEIHAREMVKIRDRLNELLAFHTGQPVEKIRRDTERDFFMSSEEAKEYGIIDRVLYPDKILGGKKEKNDQI
- the tig gene encoding trigger factor codes for the protein MLEVKKQEKEKHLIELEVTVATEKVSEELNAVYAELNRKINVPGFRKGRAPRSILRSRVGKEAVLDYLAQKLVPWALQEALKKEPVEFIGEPEVEIVEIEEDQPAVFRFTLIERPQVTLPDPENIEVKKYKIEIREQDIERELQRLRESRGKWVEKDEPVQAGDLVTFKVGEQSYSVLAGENEGLAQEVLGTKKGEQKTVTLEKEDGDTIEVDLEITGILQKKIPEIDDTFLKEIGEFESVEALKAKIRESLEKLAQDLIEERMKREIIVELVKNSELFLPEPLIQFETRQQIEAFRKRLERDNLTLEKYLELTNSDFASFEESMRKVAQWELRKMFVIQQYIEQNEIKAEEEEIQEKINDLARTAGKEPQEVRNILERNDRIKNIENNIKFEKMFEHLKQRIKIREIEEPINLDQWKALADPEEEMVV
- the thrC gene encoding threonine synthase, producing the protein MRWPGILEYFGEYLPITDKTPQITLQEGNTPLIRSYHLAKRCGVGSLYFKFEGMNPTGSFKDRGMVVAVAKAKEAGQNIVMCASTGNTSASAAAYAKRAGMQCVVLVPEGKIALGKLSQALMHGARVLALEGNFDQALSIVREITSRYPVALVNSINPHRIEGQKTASFEIEEWLGDIPDYLALPVGNAGNITAYWKGFKELISRGKTRKLPKMLGFQAQGACPLVLGKPVENPQTVATAIRIGNPASWKGAIAARDESGGLIEAVSDEEILSAQRLLAEEEGIFVEPASAASLAGVLKKQREGFFRGHETVVCVLTGHGLKDPDIAIKQCNDRIERVKPSLEEIVALLNLEGEK
- the thrB gene encoding homoserine kinase — its product is MLEVVAPATTANLACGFDVLGLALNLFFKASIRKSDVPGIRITVCGEGADSLPQNEENLFVKSMQYLWSEIGFHPNWGLEIVTQNEIPISRGLGSSAACITAALLAANELAGNPLGQRQLLNLAWKIEGHPDNVLPAFLGGFTIASTFDDELQFKRCSFLDLEIVACIPDYQLSTREMRRVLPEKYSRQDVVFNSSRLAFLVASVYEKDPEGFLKSLQDFIHEPYRGKYIKGFEEVKAYVTKNGLGNVAISGSGPTLVLFLRRSLTEKERKSIIKIFQDNGVGEIKLVAMSWTDHGAQVKHR
- a CDS encoding aspartate-semialdehyde dehydrogenase gives rise to the protein MSKLKVAIAGVTGAVGQEMLKILEERAFPVRELIPLASERSRGKEVTFHGEKLAVQVLSEFDFKGVDLALFSAGAKTSRTFAPLAASQGCIVIDNSSAFRQDPEVPLVVPEVNPHKISDYKNKNIIANPNCTTIISIVPLKPLHDFGKIKRVVAASYQATSGAGAMAMQELEEQVKSYVEGKPLEVRAFPHQIAFNLIPHIDVFMDNFYTKEEMKMVWETQKIMDDNSIKVTATCVRVPVFRAHSVALTVETEKKITREKAIELFNQAPGVVVEDDPTQNKYPMPWFVAGKDECFVGRIREDISHPSALTFWVVGDQLRKGAALNAIQIAELLIQKNIL
- a CDS encoding aspartate kinase, which translates into the protein MSLIVQKYGGSSVATLQKMQFVAEKIKKYFEQGHQLVVVVSAMGKTTDELLHKAFTLHPSPPERELDMLLSTGEQVSIALLAIALDALGIPSLSLTGGQAGIITTDLHTKAKIIHIDVHRILEGLEQNKVVIVAGFQGKNLQDDITTLGRGGSDTTACALAYALKADFCEIFTDVNGVFTADPRIVPQAKKIDRISYDEMSEMANLGAKVMQLRAVDFAHAYRVKVHVRCTFDDQEGTWIEEVGNMENAQVRAVTHSGDVIKVVLQGVPNRPGIAAQIFEALANLSVSIDMIIQSEGRETVKDVAFVVLKEDESKVKKAIEELRGKINFQNIILDYEKSRISIVGAGIASNPQIAYRMFKILAENNVNIDMISTSNLRISCLIPREKMEESVRALHREFIEEEKIEVETNE
- a CDS encoding radical SAM/SPASM domain-containing protein → MQFHIFSTKREPRIGSLIMLVISAWSVRKPRRLLFLAKIFGIFLRALLIRGVKARRLNGNIPLVLGISPTLRCNYNCQGCYALKSPIQDELPSAELNGLLKEAESFGVASVVVTGGEPFLREDLLLTMEKHRKLLFVVVTNGVFLTPAFARRIARSRNIIILVSVEGFEEETDARRGKGAYRKVLQSMKYLKAEDLLYGFAATANTANLEALSSDQFTEEMLNLGCKVGFFTEYIPSGEKPVGSWILNNQEREKLRMKVLELRRKKALVIIQFPHDEYGKHNMCSASGKAFLHINAHGEVEPCPFAPYSCENIREGGLRSAFESPFLRAIRNQPHLMQRNTYACALFEHRDEVGKLHDAILNNRK